A genomic window from Tachyglossus aculeatus isolate mTacAcu1 chromosome 9, mTacAcu1.pri, whole genome shotgun sequence includes:
- the SOCS5 gene encoding LOW QUALITY PROTEIN: suppressor of cytokine signaling 5 (The sequence of the model RefSeq protein was modified relative to this genomic sequence to represent the inferred CDS: inserted 1 base in 1 codon), whose translation MEKVGKMWSHFVYRCQALFSPEAGRPDDGADAVRERGDGPGPRRRRRRRRRQRRRRWARRQDDDREEQEGSPSGGERGAGRKDRAGPARDPAKRPGRPRGAGRRRRGGRRXAGRSLPQRLRDAVGLCFPPRGPPPGPPGPPSACKRKIHLSELMLDACPFPAGSELARKWHLIKRHTAPAGPEEEDEEDRLRERRRLSIEAGVDPPPHAQIHSREARGGPAGGAGAPARPPEPGPAPGGWRVHTQIDYIHCLVPDLLQITGSPCYWGVMDRYQAEALLEGKPEGTFLLRDSAQEDYLFSVSFRRYNRSLHARIEQWNHNFSFDAHDPGVFHAGTVTGLLEHYRDPGSCMFFEPLLTSCLNRTFPFRLQHICRAVICRLTTYDGIDGLPLPAALRDFLKEYHYKQKVRVRWLEREPGQAD comes from the exons atggagaaggtggggaagatgTGGAGCCACTTCGTGTACCGATGCCAGGCCCTCTTCAGCCCCGAGGCCGGGCGGCCCGACGACGGGGCGGACGCCGTCCGGGAGCGGGGTGACGGGCCGGGCccccggcggaggaggaggcggcggcggcggcagcggcggcggagGTGGGCGCGGCGGCAGGACGACGaccgggaggagcaggagggcagcCCGTCGGGGGGAGAGCGGGGCGCGGGGCG GAAGGACcgggccggcccggcccgggaccCCGCCAAGCGGCCGGGGCGCCCGCGGggcgcggggcggcggcggcgggggggccggc gggccgggCGCTCCCTGCCCCAGCGGCTGCGGGACGCGGTGGGGCTCTGCTTCCCGCCGCgggggccgccccccggcccgcccgggCCCCCCTCGGCCTGCAAGCGGAAGATCCACCTGTCGGAGCTCATGCTGGACGCCTGCCCCTTCCCGGCGGGCTCGGAGCTGGCCCGCAAGTGGCACCTCATCAAGCGGCACACGGCGCCCGCGGGgcccgaggaggaggacgaggaggaccgCCTGCGGGAGCGGCGGCGGCTGAGCATCGAGGCGGGCGTGGACCCGCCGCCCCACGCCCAGATCCACAGCCGGGAGGCCCGCGGGGGCCCCGCCGGGGGCGCGGGggccccggcccgcccgcccgagccgggcccggccccggggggctGGAGGGTGCACACGCAGATCGACTACATCCACTGCCTGGTCCCCGACCTGCTGCAGATCACGGGCAGCCCCTGCTACTGGGGGGTGATGGACCGCTACCAGGCCGAGGCCCTGCTGGAGGGCAAGCCCGAGGGCACCTTCCTGCTGCGCGACTCGGCCCAGGAGGACTACCTCTTCTCCGTCAGCTTCCGCCGCTACAACCGCTCGCTCCACGCCCGCATCGAGCAGTGGAACCACAACTTCAGCTTCGACGCCCACGACCCGGGCGTCTTCCACGCGGGCACGGTGACGGGGCTGCTGGAGCACTACAGGGACCCCGGCTCCTGCATGTTCTTCGAGCCGCTGCTCACCTCCTGCCTCAACCGGACCTTCCCCTTCCGCCTGCAGCACATCTGCCGGGCCGTCATCTGCCGCCTCACCACCTACGACGGCATCGACGGGCTGCCCCTGCCCGCCGCGCTGCGGGACTTCCTCAAGGAGTACCACTACAAGCAGAAGGTCCGCGTGCGCTGGCTGGAGCGCGAACCCGGCCAGGCCGACTAG
- the MCFD2 gene encoding multiple coagulation factor deficiency protein 2 isoform X2 translates to MRGSTRATLVAAAATAAFLLCGLGSAEEHVDGHPQGGRLDRSMVQDKDHILDHLDGVVDKPEAEMSPQELQLHYFKMHDYDGNNLLDGLELATAISHVHKEEGSERAPAMREEELTSLIDDVLRDDDKNDDGYIDYAEFAKSLE, encoded by the exons ATGCGCGGCTCCACGCGTGCCACcctcgtcgccgccgccgccaccgccgccttcCTCCTGTGCGGCCTGGGCTCGGCCGAAGAGCACGTGGACGGCCACCCCCAAGGCGGCCGTCTGGACCGGAGCATGGTGCAGGACAAAGA CCACATCCTGGACCACCTGGACGGCGTGGTCGACAAGCCCGAGGCGGAGATGTCCCCGCAGGAGCTTCAGCTCCACTACTTCAAGATGCACGACTACGATGGCAACAACCTCCTGGACGGCTTGGAGCTGGCCACGGCCATTAGCCACGTCCACAAGGAG GAAGGGAGCGAGCGGGCGCCGGCGATGCGGGAGGAGGAACTGACCAGCCTGATCGACGACGTCCTCCGGGACGACGACAAGAACGACGACGGCTACATCGACTACGCGGAGTTCGCCAAGTCCCTGGAGTAG
- the MCFD2 gene encoding multiple coagulation factor deficiency protein 2 isoform X1: MPQSSRDGAPCPPSSQGPGDMRGSTRATLVAAAATAAFLLCGLGSAEEHVDGHPQGGRLDRSMVQDKDHILDHLDGVVDKPEAEMSPQELQLHYFKMHDYDGNNLLDGLELATAISHVHKEEGSERAPAMREEELTSLIDDVLRDDDKNDDGYIDYAEFAKSLE, translated from the exons ATGCCCCAGTCCTCCCGAGACGGTGCCCCGTGTCCGCCCTCCAGCCAGGGACCCGGAGACATGCGCGGCTCCACGCGTGCCACcctcgtcgccgccgccgccaccgccgccttcCTCCTGTGCGGCCTGGGCTCGGCCGAAGAGCACGTGGACGGCCACCCCCAAGGCGGCCGTCTGGACCGGAGCATGGTGCAGGACAAAGA CCACATCCTGGACCACCTGGACGGCGTGGTCGACAAGCCCGAGGCGGAGATGTCCCCGCAGGAGCTTCAGCTCCACTACTTCAAGATGCACGACTACGATGGCAACAACCTCCTGGACGGCTTGGAGCTGGCCACGGCCATTAGCCACGTCCACAAGGAG GAAGGGAGCGAGCGGGCGCCGGCGATGCGGGAGGAGGAACTGACCAGCCTGATCGACGACGTCCTCCGGGACGACGACAAGAACGACGACGGCTACATCGACTACGCGGAGTTCGCCAAGTCCCTGGAGTAG